In Musa acuminata AAA Group cultivar baxijiao chromosome BXJ2-10, Cavendish_Baxijiao_AAA, whole genome shotgun sequence, a genomic segment contains:
- the LOC135624923 gene encoding cationic peroxidase SPC4-like translates to MRVRRSRKRLVPRTSSSPCSPPMAATAPTSRLLLLVSCIVFLSSTSEAFDYPPLVKGLSFDFYKTTCPSLESVVRNYLKQEFKKNIGLAAALLRVHFHDCFVQGCDGSILLDGSAGGPGEQDAPPNLTLRPAAFKALNDLQVLVTQACGQTVSCADIAALAARDSVHLSGGPGYKVPFGRRDGLTFATQDEVLKFLPSPRSDVTALLAALSQLNLDANDLVTLSGGHTIGIGHCPSFDNRLFPSQDPNMDKTFAKNLYLTCPVNNTNNTTVLDIRSPDKFDNKYYVDLMNRQGLFTSDQDLYTNKTTKSIVVNFAVNQTLFFEKFVYSMTKMGQLSVLTGNNGEIRTNCSAINKSSKSLWSVVDDEGKSDAF, encoded by the exons ATGAGGGTGCGTCGGAGTAGGAAGAGGCTTGTGCCGAGAACGAGCTCTTCTCCTTGCTCACCACCCATGGCTGCTACTGCTCCGACGTCTCGGCTGCTGCTCCTGGTCTCTTGCATTGTCTTCCTCTCCTCCACTTCGGAAGCCTTTGATTACCCTCCTCTGGTGAAGGGCCTCTCCTTCGACTTCTACAAGACCACCTGCCCCAGCTTGGAGTCCGTAGTCAGGAACTACCTAAAGCAAGAATTCAAGAAGAACATCGGCCTCGCTGCTGCCCTCCTCCGAGTTCATTTCCATGACTGCTTCGTTCAG GGCTGCGACGGATCGATATTGTTGGACGGGTCGGCAGGTGGGCCGGGCGAGCAGGACGCGCCGCCCAACTTGACGCTACGGCCGGCAGCCTTCAAAGCTCTCAACGACCTCCAGGTTCTCGTTACCCAAGCTTGTGGGCAGACCGTCTCCTGCGCTGACATCGCCGCTCTCGCCGCCCGCGACTCTGTTCACTTG tcgGGTGGCCCTGGCTACAAGGTTCCTTTCGGCCGGCGGGATGGCTTGACCTTTGCAACACAGGATGAGGTGCTCAAATTCCTTCCTTCCCCCAGATCCGACGTGACCGCGCTCCTCGCCGCCCTCAGCCAGCTCAACCTCGACGCCAACGACCTCGTCACCCTCTCCGGCGGCCACACCATCGGCATTGGCCACTGCCCCTCCTTCGATAACCGACTCTTCCCATCCCAGGACCCCAACATGGACAAGACCTTCGCCAAGAACCTCTACCTGACCTGCCCGGTCAATAACACCAACAACACCACCGTGCTCGACATCCGGTCACCCGACAAATTCGACAACAAGTACTACGTGGATCTCATGAACAGGCAGGGGCTGTTCACCTCCGACCAGGATCTGTACACCAACAAGACGACGAAATCCATCGTCGTCAACTTCGCTGTTAACCAGACCTTGTTCTTCGAGAAGTTCGTCTACTCCATGACCAAGATGGGTCAGCTCAGCGTGTTGACGGGCAACAATGGCGAGATCCGGACTAATTGCTCTGCCATCAACAAAAGTAGCAAGTCCTTGTGGTCTGTGGTTGATGACGAGGGTAAGAGCGATGCCTTCTAA
- the LOC135624925 gene encoding histone-lysine N-methyltransferase ASHH1-like isoform X2 translates to MDQQGEFPPAYKLIERNEFLYRKHKKQKEEDIAICECQYDAGNPESACGDRCLNVLTSTECTPGYCPSGSHCKNQRFQACQYAKSRLFKTEGRGWGLLADENIKAGQFVIEYCGEVISWKEAKQRSQAYESAGLKDAYIIYLNAYESIDATHKGSLARFINHSCQPNCETRKWNVLGEVRVGIFAKQEIPAGTELAYDYNFEWYGGAKVRCLCGAACCSGFLGAKSRGFQEATYLWEDNDDRYSVENVPLYDSEDDEPTSKSLKAIVPYKENEDFLGNADGFGSVVLSESIPMVVEPLNFVPMEVNGVKYETTEDECMYAENAQENFARKSAMISRIRSNSACRNYHIDSNSLSKTSSRYPGGKAKFGVRKQVNVKLICERLAVAEAREEIIAYEESKKQATAQLDSLYDEIRPAIEEHERDNQDSVSTSVAEKWIEASCCKLKADFDFYSSIIKNIATVPRVSSDASPQVDGAVNEVLLLENGH, encoded by the exons ATG GATCAACAAGGTGAATTCCCACCTGCTTATAAACTTATTGAGAGGAATGAATTTTTGTATCGAAA ACATAAGAAGCAAAAGGAGGAAGACATAGCTATTTGTGAATGCCAATATGATGCCGGTAATCCAGAATCCGCATGTGGAGATCGATGCTTGAATGTATTGACTAGCACAGAATGTACACCTGGTTATTGTCCTAGTGGCAGCCACTGTAAAAATCAG AGATTTCAAGCATGTCAATACGCCAAGTCAAGATTATTTAAAACTGAAGGTCGTGGATGGGGTCTTCTGGCTGATGAGAATATTAAG GCTGGACAGTTTGTTATCGAGTATTGTGGGGAAGTGATATCATGGAAGGAAGCCAAGCAACGGTCTCAAGCCTATGAATCTGCAG GATTGAAAGATGCATATATTATTTATCTCAATGCATATGAATCGATTGATGCCACTCATAAAGGAAGCTTGGCTAGATTCATCAACCATTCTTG TCAGCCAAACTGTGAAACAAGGAAGTGGAATGTGTTGGGAGAAGTAAGAGTTGGGATTTTTGCAAAGCAAGAAATTCCTGCCGGAACTGAACTGGCTTATGACTACAACTTTGAATGGTATGGTGGTGCTAAGGTGCGCTGTCTTTGTGGTGCAGCCTGTTGCTCTGGATTTCTTGGAGCTAAATCTCGTGGCTTCCAG GAGGCCACCTATCTTTGGGAAGATAATGATGACCG ATACTCGGTTGAGAATGTACCCCTCTATGATTCTGAGGATGATGAACCAACATCAAAGTCACTTAAAGCCATTGTCCCATataaagaaaatgaagattttCTGGGAAATGCAGATGGCTTTGGTTCTGTAGTGCTTTCTGAATCAATTCCAATGGTGGTGGAACCACTGAATTTTGTTCCTATGGAAGTCAATGGAGTGAAGTATGAAACAACAGAAGATGAGTGTATGTATGCAGAGAATGCTCAAGAAAATTTTGCTCGTAAAAGTGCAATGATTTCTCGTATTCGGAGTAACAGTGCATGCCGAAATTATCACATAGACTCTAATTCCTTATCAAAAACCTCTTCACGCTATCCTGGTGGGAAAGCAAAATTTGGAGTACGAAAGCAAGTCAATGTGAAACTTATCTGTGAACGTTTAGCGGTGGCTGAAGCACGTGAAGAAATTATTGCCTATGAG GAATCAAAGAAGCAGGCTACCGCTCAACTTGATTCTCTTTACGATGAGATAAGGCCTGCTATCGAGGAACATGAGAGGGACAACCAAGATAGTGTTTCAACCAGTGTTGCTGAAAAATGGATTGAAGCCAGCTGCTGCAAACTGAAAGCGGACTTCGATTTCTactcttcaatcatcaaaaacatAGCCACTGTTCCCCGGGTGTCAAGTGATGCATCTCCTCAGGTAGATGGTGCAGTAAATGAGGTTCTGTTATTGGAAAATGGTCATTGA
- the LOC135624222 gene encoding ammonium transporter 3 member 3-like: MAVPTAYQGNTSAAVPEWLNKGDNAWQMVSATLVGLQSVPGLVILYGSIVKKKWAVNSAFMALYAFAAVWICWVTWAYNMSFGDKLVPFWGKAKPAFGQTFLIKRAALPATTHLYHNGTVETAMSTPYLPMASVVYFQCSFAAITVVLLAGSLLGRMNIKAWMAFVPLWLTFSYTVGAFSLWGGGFLFQWGVIDYSGGYVIHLSSGIAGLTAAYWVGPRTASDRERFPPNNVLLVLAGAGLLWMGWAGFNGGAPYAANIDASMAVLNTHVCAATSLLMWTTLDVVFFKKPSVIGAVQGMMTGLVCITPGAGLVQGWAAMVMGILSGSIPWFTMMVVHRRWSFLQNIDDTLGVFHTHAVAGFLGGAATGLFAEPVLCALFLPVTHSRGGVYGGVGGVQLLKQVVGAGFVVAWNAVVTTAICAAIRFVVPLRMSEDQLKIGDDEVHGEEAYALWGDGEALELTTHGPPNSQLESQRPHVPTGVTQNV, translated from the exons ATGGCGGTGCCGACGGCGTACCAGGGCAACACGTCGGCGGCGGTGCCGGAGTGGCTGAACAAAGGGGACAACGCGTGGCAGATGGTGTCGGCCACGCTGGTCGGCCTGCAGAGCGTTCCGGGACTGGTGATCCTCTACGGCAGCATCGTGAAGAAGAAGTGGGCGGTCAACTCGGCCTTCATGGCGCTGTACGCCTTCGCCGCCGTCTGGATCTGCTGGGTCACCTGGGCCTACAACATGTCCTTCGGCGACAAGCTCGTCCCCTTCTGGGGGAAGGCCAAGCCGGCCTTCGGCCAGACGTTCCTCATCAAGCGGGCGGCCCTGCCGGCCACGACCCACCTCTACCATAACGGCACCGTGGAGACTGCCATGTCCACCCCCTACTTACCCATGGCCTCCGTGGTCTACTTCCAGTGCTCCTTCGCCGCCATCACCGTCGTCCTCCTCGCCGGCTCCCTCCTCGGCCGGATGAACATCAAAGCCTGGATGGCCTTCGTCCCACTGTGGCTCACCTTCTCCTACACCGTCGGCGCCTTCTCCCTCTGGGGCGGTGGCTTCCTCTTCCAGTGGGGCGTCATCGACTACTCCGGCGGCTACGTCATCCACCTCTCCTCCGGCATCGCCGGCCTCACCGCCGCCTACTGG GTCGGGCCGAGGACAGCGAGCGACAGAGAGAGGTTCCCACCGAACAACGTGCTGCTAGTGCTAGCCGGGGCGGGGCTGCTGTGGATGGGGTGGGCGGGGTTCAATGGCGGGGCGCCCTACGCCGCCAACATCGATGCGTCCATGGCGGTGCTCAACACGCACGTATGCGCCGCGACGAGCCTCCTCATGTGGACGACGCTCGATGTGGTCTTCTTCAAGAAGCCGTCAGTCATCGGCGCCGTGCAAGGGATGATGACCGGCCTCGTATGCATCACACCCGGTGCAG GACTGGTCCAAGGCTGGGCTGCCATGGTGATGGGGATCTTGTCCGGGAGCATCCCCTGGTTCACCATGATGGTGGTGCACCGCAGATGGTCCTTCCTTCAGAACATCGACGACACGCTCGGCGTCTTCCACACCCATGCCGTCGCCGGCTTCCTCGGCGGCGCAGCCACCGGCCTCTTCGCCGAGCCCGTCCTGTGCGCCCTCTTCCTCCCCGTCACCCACTCTCGCGGCGGCGTCTACGGCGGCGTCGGCGGCGTCCAGCTCCTGAAGCAGGTCGTCGGCGCCGGGTTCGTCGTCGCGTGGAACGCCGTCGTCACCACCGCCATCTGCGCGGCCATCCGCTTCGTCGTCCCGCTCCGCATGTCCGAGGACCAGCTCAAGATCGGCGACGACGAAGTACATGGCGAGGAAGCCTACGCGTTGTGGGGCGACGGGGAGGCGTTGGAGCTAACGACGCATGGACCACCGAACTCCCAATTGGAATCGCAGCGTCCTCATGTTCCTACTGGCGTGACCCAAAACGTTTGA
- the LOC135625741 gene encoding uncharacterized protein LOC135625741, which translates to MERHVLVFLVLCTCFASSVSSYCDDDYDSDSSAPVVDTAVAPAPASSAGSYIAVVDLPKGEKPRHFTIRILASILGSEEAATKALIRVYDYAFSGFEARLSPRQASALMSTYSLLETTIVLHCSYGHDKSLI; encoded by the exons ATGGAGAGGCACGTCCTCGTCTTCCTCGTCCTCTGCACATGCTTTGCTTCCTCTGTTTCCTCGTACTGCGACGACGACTACGACTCCGACTCCAGCGCTCCTGTTGTAGACACAGCAGTCGCACCTGCGCCTGCGTCCTCGGCAGGTAGCTACATCGCCGTCGTGGACTTGCCCAAGGGCGAGAAGCCACGGCACTTCACCATCAGAATCCTCGCCTCCATTCTCGGCAG CGAGGAGGCTGCTACGAAAGCTTTGATACGTGTCTACGACTATGCCTTCTCCGGCTTCGAAGCACGCCTCAGTCCACGACAAGCCTCTGCACTAATGAGTACGTACTCTCTCCTTGAGACCACGATCGTGCTGCACTGTTCTTATGGTCATGATAAGTCGCTGATCTGA
- the LOC135583711 gene encoding calcium-dependent protein kinase 24-like, with translation MDQSSSLPPHHSSKPSSVLPYKTPNVRDHYRVGKKLGQGQFGTTYLCVDKASGKEYACKSIPKRKLLCREDYEDVWREIQIMHHLSEHPNVVRIKDTYEDPLFVHLVMELCAGGELFDRIIQKGHYSERKAAQLIKTIVGVVEGCHSLGVMHRDLKPENFLFASQDEDAALRATDFGLSVFYKPGDTFSDVVGSPYYVAPEVLRKYYGPEADVWSAGVILYILLSGVPPFWAETEAGIFREILQGHLDFESEPWPCISDSAKDLIRNMLNRNPKKRFTAHQVLCHPWIVDDRVAPDKPLDSAVLSRLKQFSAMNKLKKMALKVIAESLSEEEIGGLKELFKMIDTDNSGTITFDELKDGMRRVGSELMESEIQALMNAADIDNSGTIDYGEFLAATLHMNKLEREENLVSAFSFFDKDGSGYITVDELSQACKEFGLDDVHLDDMIKEIDQDNDGQIDYNEFAAMMRKGNGEIGRRTMRNSLRINLGDALKITER, from the exons ATGGATCAATCCTCATCCCTCCCTCCCCACCACTCCTCGAAGCCCTCCTCGGTCCTCCCTTACAAGACGCCCAATGTTCGCGACCATTACCGTGTGGGGAAGAAGCTCGGGCAGGGGCAGTTCGGCACGACGTATCTCTGCGTCGATAAGGCCAGTGGCAAGGAGTACGCCTGCAAGTCCATCCCCAAGCGCAAGCTCCTCTGCCGCGAGGACTACGAGGACGTCTGGCGTGAGATCCAGATCATGCACCATCTCTCGGAGCACCCCAATGTCGTCAGGATAAAGGATACCTACGAGGACCCTCTGTTCGTGCACCTGGTGATGGAGCTCTGTGCCGGCGGGGAGCTCTTCGATAGGATCATCCAGAAGGGGCACTACAGCGAAAGGAAGGCGGCGCAGCTGATCAAGACTATTGTGGGAGTGGTAGAGGGGTGCCACTCGCTAGGGGTGATGCATCGAGATCTGAAGCCGGAAAATTTCTTGTTTGCAAGCCAGGATGAGGATGCTGCTCTCAGAGCGACGGATTTCGGGCTGTCCGTGTTCTACAAACCAG GTGACACATTTTCTGATGTTGTCGGGAGCCCATATTATGTTGCACCTGAGGTATTGCGGAAATACTATGGTCCAGAAGCAGACGTGTGGAGCGCAGGtgtcattttatatattttgttgaGTGGGGTGCCACCTTTTTGGGCAG AGACTGAAGCAGGGATCTTCAGAGAGATTCTACAAGGCCATTTAGACTTTGAATCAGAACCATGGCCTTGCATTTCTGATAGTGCTAAAGACTTGATACGGAATATGCTCAACAGGAATCCAAAGAAAAGATTTACTGCTCATCAAGTACTTT GCCACCCATGGATTGTTGATGACAGAGTTGCACCAGATAAACCACTGGATTCTGCTGTCTTATCTCGCCTGAAGCAGTTCTCAGCAATGAACAAACTCAAGAAGATGGCCTTGAAG GTCATTGCTGAAAGCCTATCGGAAGAAGAGATTGGTGGCTTGAAGGAACTGTTCAAAATGATTGATACAGACAATAGTGGGACAATAACATTTGACGAACTCAAAGATGGTATGAGAAGAGTGGGTTCTGAACTGATGGAATCTGAAATCCAAGCACTTATGAATGCG GCAGACATAGACAACAGTGGCACCATAGATTACGGTGAATTCCTCGCGGCGACATTGCACATGAACAAGCTGGAGAGGGAAGAGAACTTAGTGTCGGCATTCTCTTTTTTCGATAAAGATGGAAGTGGCTACATCACTGTCGATGAACTCTCACAAGCTTGCAAAGAATTTGGTCTCGACGATGTTCATCTTGATGATATGATTAAAGAGATCGATCAAGACAAC GATGGACAAATAGATTACAACGAATTTGCGGCTATGATGAGAAAGGGCAATGGAGAAATTGGAAGGAGGACCATGAGAAACAGTCTGAGAATCAACCTGGGTGATGCCCTCAAGATCACTGAACGCTAG